In the Candidatus Woesearchaeota archaeon genome, GATTATCTCTTAGGGGGAGTTTCATCATTGATCCTGATGGTATTTTGAGAGCGATGGATGTTCATGATAATAGTATTGGTAGGAATATTCAGGAAATTCTTAGGAAGCTTCAAGCTTCTAAGTTTGTTAGTGAGAATCAGGGCTTGGTTTGTCCTGCGAGTTGGAAGCCTGGTTCTAAGACTTTGAAGCCTGGCATGGATTTGGTTGGTAAATTATGAAACAAAGAATGGCTGTTGTTACTGGTGGTGAGCAAGGTCTTGGTTTTGCTCTCTCGGAGTTATTGTTAAGTGAAGGATTTAAAGTTTTTAGTTTTGATTTAAAGAAGTCTTCGAGTAGGGATAACAAGTTTTTTTTGAAAGTGGATGTTTCTGATGAGAAACAAGTTATTGGTGCTTTTAAAAAAATTAGTAGCGTTGATGTCTTGATAAATAACGCAGGGATTATGCGTCGTTCTTCTACTTTTAATTCTTCGGTTAAAGATTTTGATTTATTATTTGATGTGAATGTTAAGGGTGCGTGGTTAGTGACGAAGCATGCTTTGCATAAGTTGAATAAGAACGCTCGAGTATTAATGATTTCTTCAAGGCATTCTTCTCTTCCTAATAATCCTGGTTTGTATGGGTTGTCTAAGAAGACTCTTGAATTATTAGGAGAGTTGTTAGAAAAGGAGCCTTTGGTTTTAAAGAATAATGTCGTTGTGAAAACCGCGATTCTTGGTCCTTTTAAGACTAAGCTCTCTATGGTTGGTTATACTAAGGATGAGTATGCTAGTCGTAAGAATTTGCTTGATAAAGAAGTTGTTGCTGAAAAGGTTTTTAGATTAATTTTTTCTAAGAAGAAAAAACTGGTTTATAAGAATGGTTTGAAAAAATAAAAGGTCCTGCTTTTTATTATTGGTGAGGGTTTTAGCAGGACCGTCATAGCTGTGTTCTTATAGGGTATTCTTGTTTTCCGGATAGGAATTCTTCTCTTTTCAGATCTTCCATTATGAAGAACTCTTTTTTTTGTAATGGCTCGAATGCTTCGAGGCTCTTCATGAATTCGTCCATCTCGTTCATGTTTTTAAATATTGTTTCGACGAGGAAGTCGTATCCGTTATTAATTCTGTATATTGTGTTTACCTTCGTATTTTTTATTAAGAATCGTTGTAGTTCTTCTTTGTTATTTTTGCTCGCACTTATTAATATTTGGTTTCTGATTTCGTATCCGAGTTTTCTGAAGTCTATTATGGCTGTGCTTTTCTTAATTAGTTGTCTTGTTTCGTAATCTTTTAGTTTATCGAATATTGTGCTTACAGGTATCTTGGTGAGCTTGCTTAGTTTTGTTAGGCTTATTCTGGCGTTGCTTCGGAAGTGGCTTAATAAAATCATTTCTTTTTCTTTTAACACTTTTTTTCAACCTCCTTGGTTAGTTTTTGTGTTTCTCACCTTTTTTGTGTTTACTCAAATTATTTTGATATTGAAACATATAATCATTTTTTCTGAAACTTAAACCGTTGTTTCAACGATTTTCTGAAACAAATTCGTTTTTTCATCTTAATAATAGAAGTAGTATACTTTTTACTATATTATTTAGTCATAACTTGATTTTTTTCTGAAACAAATCTTAGTTTCCTAGTTTCCTAAAGAATGCGAGAAACGCTGTGTGTGAGAAATCTTTTGT is a window encoding:
- a CDS encoding SDR family oxidoreductase, with the protein product MKQRMAVVTGGEQGLGFALSELLLSEGFKVFSFDLKKSSSRDNKFFLKVDVSDEKQVIGAFKKISSVDVLINNAGIMRRSSTFNSSVKDFDLLFDVNVKGAWLVTKHALHKLNKNARVLMISSRHSSLPNNPGLYGLSKKTLELLGELLEKEPLVLKNNVVVKTAILGPFKTKLSMVGYTKDEYASRKNLLDKEVVAEKVFRLIFSKKKKLVYKNGLKK
- a CDS encoding Lrp/AsnC family transcriptional regulator, whose translation is MLKEKEMILLSHFRSNARISLTKLSKLTKIPVSTIFDKLKDYETRQLIKKSTAIIDFRKLGYEIRNQILISASKNNKEELQRFLIKNTKVNTIYRINNGYDFLVETIFKNMNEMDEFMKSLEAFEPLQKKEFFIMEDLKREEFLSGKQEYPIRTQL